One region of Solanum pennellii chromosome 6, SPENNV200 genomic DNA includes:
- the LOC114077542 gene encoding uncharacterized protein LOC114077542 isoform X3 translates to MISPIPDFVKRFYLVSFNQAPINGISSRVTSKPTDEIIVRKLLLNMGRYSRMKHIAYLRLLKRTISQNQRGISEIMAFPPRCLTCSDARCYWEMWSLLHYRDISLVVGSSLEDNDDRCSSASFVPAYSYDAPEIESGIYTFEGDVYSCGVVISELLTGRMSYDW, encoded by the exons GATTCTACTTGGTATCTTTCAACCAAGCACCAATTAATGGCATCTCATCACGTGTTACTTCTAAACCAACAGATGAAATCAT AGTAAGGAAATTGCTACTTAACATGGGGAGATATAGCAGGATGAAACATATTGCATATTTGAG attattgaaGAGAACGATAAGCCAAAACCAAAGGGGCATCTCAG AGATCATGGCTTTCCCTCCGAGGTGCTTGACATGTTCAGATGCAAGATGTTACTGGGAAATGTGGAGTTTGCTTCATTATAGAGACA TCTCTTTGGTCGTGGGATCCTCATTAGAGGATAATGACGATCGATGCTCTTCAGCGTCCTTTGTACCAG CCTATAGCTACGATGCACCAGAGATTGAGTCAGGGATTTACACTTTTGAGGGTGATGTTTATAGTTGTGGTGTGGTGATAAGTGAACTCTTAACAGGCAGAATGTCCTATGACTG GTGA
- the LOC114077542 gene encoding uncharacterized protein LOC114077542 isoform X6, which translates to MISPIPDFVKRFYLVSFNQAPINGISSRVTSKPTDEIIVRKLLLNMGRYSRMKHIAYLRLLKRTISQNQRGISEIMAFPPRCLTCSDARCYWEMWSLLHYRDISLVVGSSLEDNDDRCSSASFVPGEVTR; encoded by the exons GATTCTACTTGGTATCTTTCAACCAAGCACCAATTAATGGCATCTCATCACGTGTTACTTCTAAACCAACAGATGAAATCAT AGTAAGGAAATTGCTACTTAACATGGGGAGATATAGCAGGATGAAACATATTGCATATTTGAG attattgaaGAGAACGATAAGCCAAAACCAAAGGGGCATCTCAG AGATCATGGCTTTCCCTCCGAGGTGCTTGACATGTTCAGATGCAAGATGTTACTGGGAAATGTGGAGTTTGCTTCATTATAGAGACA TCTCTTTGGTCGTGGGATCCTCATTAGAGGATAATGACGATCGATGCTCTTCAGCGTCCTTTGTACCAG GTGAAGTTACAAGATAA
- the LOC114077542 gene encoding uncharacterized protein LOC114077542 isoform X2, with product MISPIPDFVKRFYLVSFNQAPINGISSRVTSKPTDEIIVRKLLLNMGRYSRMKHIAYLRLLKRTISQNQRGISEIMAFPPRCLTCSDARCYWEMWSLLHYRDISLVVGSSLEDNDDRCSSASFVPAYSYDAPEIESGIYTFEGDVYSCGVVISELLTGRMSYDCLGEQFLVR from the exons GATTCTACTTGGTATCTTTCAACCAAGCACCAATTAATGGCATCTCATCACGTGTTACTTCTAAACCAACAGATGAAATCAT AGTAAGGAAATTGCTACTTAACATGGGGAGATATAGCAGGATGAAACATATTGCATATTTGAG attattgaaGAGAACGATAAGCCAAAACCAAAGGGGCATCTCAG AGATCATGGCTTTCCCTCCGAGGTGCTTGACATGTTCAGATGCAAGATGTTACTGGGAAATGTGGAGTTTGCTTCATTATAGAGACA TCTCTTTGGTCGTGGGATCCTCATTAGAGGATAATGACGATCGATGCTCTTCAGCGTCCTTTGTACCAG CCTATAGCTACGATGCACCAGAGATTGAGTCAGGGATTTACACTTTTGAGGGTGATGTTTATAGTTGTGGTGTGGTGATAAGTGAACTCTTAACAGGCAGAATGTCCTATGACTG TTTAGGAGAGCAATTCTTGGTCAGATAG
- the LOC114077542 gene encoding uncharacterized protein LOC114077542 isoform X1: MISPIPDFVKRFYLVSFNQAPINGISSRVTSKPTDEIIVRKLLLNMGRYSRMKHIAYLRLLKRTISQNQRGISEIMAFPPRCLTCSDARCYWEMWSLLHYRDISLVVGSSLEDNDDRCSSASFVPAYSYDAPEIESGIYTFEGDVYSCGVVISELLTGRMSYDWRAILGQIGDTSAT; encoded by the exons GATTCTACTTGGTATCTTTCAACCAAGCACCAATTAATGGCATCTCATCACGTGTTACTTCTAAACCAACAGATGAAATCAT AGTAAGGAAATTGCTACTTAACATGGGGAGATATAGCAGGATGAAACATATTGCATATTTGAG attattgaaGAGAACGATAAGCCAAAACCAAAGGGGCATCTCAG AGATCATGGCTTTCCCTCCGAGGTGCTTGACATGTTCAGATGCAAGATGTTACTGGGAAATGTGGAGTTTGCTTCATTATAGAGACA TCTCTTTGGTCGTGGGATCCTCATTAGAGGATAATGACGATCGATGCTCTTCAGCGTCCTTTGTACCAG CCTATAGCTACGATGCACCAGAGATTGAGTCAGGGATTTACACTTTTGAGGGTGATGTTTATAGTTGTGGTGTGGTGATAAGTGAACTCTTAACAGGCAGAATGTCCTATGACTG GAGAGCAATTCTTGGTCAGATAGGCGATACCTCAGCTACATGA
- the LOC114077542 gene encoding uncharacterized protein LOC114077542 isoform X4: protein MDEVRKLLLNMGRYSRMKHIAYLRLLKRTISQNQRGISEIMAFPPRCLTCSDARCYWEMWSLLHYRDISLVVGSSLEDNDDRCSSASFVPAYSYDAPEIESGIYTFEGDVYSCGVVISELLTGRMSYDWRAILGQIGDTSAT, encoded by the exons ATGGATGA AGTAAGGAAATTGCTACTTAACATGGGGAGATATAGCAGGATGAAACATATTGCATATTTGAG attattgaaGAGAACGATAAGCCAAAACCAAAGGGGCATCTCAG AGATCATGGCTTTCCCTCCGAGGTGCTTGACATGTTCAGATGCAAGATGTTACTGGGAAATGTGGAGTTTGCTTCATTATAGAGACA TCTCTTTGGTCGTGGGATCCTCATTAGAGGATAATGACGATCGATGCTCTTCAGCGTCCTTTGTACCAG CCTATAGCTACGATGCACCAGAGATTGAGTCAGGGATTTACACTTTTGAGGGTGATGTTTATAGTTGTGGTGTGGTGATAAGTGAACTCTTAACAGGCAGAATGTCCTATGACTG GAGAGCAATTCTTGGTCAGATAGGCGATACCTCAGCTACATGA
- the LOC114077542 gene encoding uncharacterized protein LOC114077542 isoform X5: MGRYSRMKHIAYLRLLKRTISQNQRGISEIMAFPPRCLTCSDARCYWEMWSLLHYRDISLVVGSSLEDNDDRCSSASFVPAYSYDAPEIESGIYTFEGDVYSCGVVISELLTGRMSYDWRAILGQIGDTSAT, encoded by the exons ATGGGGAGATATAGCAGGATGAAACATATTGCATATTTGAG attattgaaGAGAACGATAAGCCAAAACCAAAGGGGCATCTCAG AGATCATGGCTTTCCCTCCGAGGTGCTTGACATGTTCAGATGCAAGATGTTACTGGGAAATGTGGAGTTTGCTTCATTATAGAGACA TCTCTTTGGTCGTGGGATCCTCATTAGAGGATAATGACGATCGATGCTCTTCAGCGTCCTTTGTACCAG CCTATAGCTACGATGCACCAGAGATTGAGTCAGGGATTTACACTTTTGAGGGTGATGTTTATAGTTGTGGTGTGGTGATAAGTGAACTCTTAACAGGCAGAATGTCCTATGACTG GAGAGCAATTCTTGGTCAGATAGGCGATACCTCAGCTACATGA